TCTTGAAGTGCGTCAAGCGCACTCACATCGCACCTGATGCACGCCCAAATGCATAGGctgctatctctctctctcgatgcaTATTCAGACAGGCAAGTAGGCAGTAGCATGAAAACAAGAAAGCAGAGCCCCCTTGtactttcttttgttgattttcaaatctcattttgtctttttccatgTGGGTCCCGCCACCTATTTTTTACCTAGTCAAAATGTCAAATATTTCAGCACCCCCTTCCCCCACGCCCacccttcctttccttttccttctctctctacgTATGCAGACAAGTCAGTAGTAgcatccaaacaaagaaagcgGGGCCCTTTCGTTtatcgaggagagagagagagagagacgaaccCAATCACGGCTCGTCTTGTGCCTCATCCACTCAATGGATGCAGTAGATTCTCCCTGATGGCAATCCTCTATAGCCTGCGCCTCATTCATTGCAGCCTCgtttttcttcctctacttCCTTGTCCGATAGCCCGTCAGCATTCACGGGCTGCTACAAAACAAACGCCTTCCCCCTGTTCAACACCGCACGTATCGCTCGTCTCTCCTCCATGTCGCAAGACATTGCATTTGTTCAGAGAGTTGCTCTCCGGAGGTCGCGCACCCTCCCAAGATGACCCCTGCCCGGAACAGAGCGCCGAAGGTGTCCTCTGTTTTGCTCTGCCTCTGCTGCATTCACGCGTTCTTCTCATGCACCGTCCAGCTCGTCGCGGGCCAGACGCCCAAGCCGGTCTTCGCCTGCGACGTGGGCAGCGACCCGAGCCTTGCCGGCTTCGGGTTCTGCAACACGTCGTTGGGAGTTGAGGCGCGGGTGGCGGACCTGGTGCAGCGGCTCACCCTGCAGGAGAAGGTCGGGTTCCTTGTGAACAACGCCGGCAATGTGGACCGCCTGGGGATCCCCAACTACAAGTGGTGGTCGGAGGCGCTGCACGGGGTGTCGTATGTGGGGGGCGGGACCAGTTTCTCGAGCCTCGTCCCGGGGGCGACCAGCTTCCCTCAGGTCATCCTGACGGCAGCGTCGTTCAATGCCACCCTGTTCGAGACCATCGGGAAGGTTAGCGAGTTCACATCATATCACTCTCtcattcttcctctttcttgcGCTTCTCTGTTTTTGACTTTCGCGTGCGGATTTAGATATCGTATTGGCGTCCGCACGTCGTAGTCGTCCGCATCATGCACGATGATATGATAGAAAAAAGCTCGAAACTTTTATCCATCGTGATAAGAAAGTTCATGTTGCGAAGCAACTACGGCCATCAGAACGGCTGGCGGGGACCACCGGCCACCGTCACTCGAATCGGTAGATGCAGTGCGTAAGTGAATTTAGTTAGTTTACACCGTGACATATGAATTTTCATGTAAAAGTAGATATTTCCGTCTTGACAAGATTCTGTGAAATCTTTTCATGTCATTCCTTCGATATAATTTCCTGCGTCGACGGCTACTGTTCCCGATATCCAGTATATTCGCGTTGACAGTCGCTACCGACGTCCTAGCTTGTACTGTTGCATCTTGAGTGCCATTCTATATCTGAACTCTCTCGATGCGGCATTAAATAAGCCCCGATATACGCGTAGGTCCGTTTCTTCATCCACTATTTGATTTGAATCCAAACCCACAAACTACAAGATCGAGAAGTACAAATGCACATTGCTGCAGATGATCTCCCGGCTCTTTGCTGTGAGATTCTTGATGCTAGGGAAAATGAAAACTTGCTTTTTTTGAGGTGAAACTGCAAATGATGAAATGGTCATAAAAAGTACTATGAAattgggaggaggagaagcGTTAGGTGCTGGAGGGGAAGAAGATCTTTTGGTTGGATCCTCAACCACGCTGGCATCAGTTGGTGCCACCTTTTTAGCTGTACACCATAGGAACTGCAGTAAGTGCAACCcccctaaaagaaaaaaatagagagagctGACTGACCCAGACTTTAAAGGCACCAGGCTAAAGTCTATCCACGCTTGGCTTGTTCCCACAGCCAAGTTTGACGAAAACATCATCAAACCTTCCACTGGGTTGTCTGTACTATTGTGGAAAACATGTGATGCGGACACAAGAATAGTAGGCTTTAATCTGTGTAAGGTTGCTGCATGAGGAAATCTTGCATAcatcgaaaagaaaaggacagtaGAGAAGGGTCTTTGCTTCTACGAGTATCACCATCATTTAAATCTGTTTGGTTGGTGTTTGTCAGTATGAGATGATAATTACTGGAGCTGGCAAAAGGGTGGTGTCATGAGCATTGCCACGTCATTGCACAAAGTGAGTTCCTTCCTCTGCACTCAATGAGGGGGACCAAAAGTGCTGGAAACAGAAAGCTTTTTATAAGGGAGAAGTGCTTAGATGACTCGGCCGGAGGTTCGAATATATCGGGAATAAAGGATAGATGGGACTGGTGACtgaaaaatacatgaaaatcATGAGTTGAGCCAACTTAAGTTTTGGCGAATAGGGCAAAAAGAAGCGCATCTGAATCTTCTCCTAGTGATCATCGGAATTTACATGATCTGCTTCTTGACTTCTACTTCTGCATACCCAAGTTTAAGACTATTTCATTCCAATGCCCCTAAAATTCATACTATCTTGCTGATTGTCCCTGCGTTTGTAGTCCGAAAATGAATTAGTTTCTCATTCCGACTAGGTCAAAAACATTCTAAAGCTCTGCGCAATAATATGGAGAAGAGTAGACGAATTATGCAATAGCTTTGCTGAAGCAGGTGGTTTCGACAGAAGCCCGGGCGATGCACAATGTGGGGTTAGCCGGATTAACGTTTTGGTCCCCGAATGTCAACATATTCAGAGACCCAAGATGGGGGCGGGGCCAGGAGACGCCGGGGGAAGACCCATTACTCTCGAGCAAGTATGCGTCGGGTTATGTCCGAGGCCTACAACAGAGCGATGACGGAAACGCGGACCGGCTTAAGGTCGCTGCGTGTTGCAAACATTATACTGCGTATGACATCGATAACTGGAAAGGTGTCGATCGATTCCACTTCAACGCTGTGGTAAATAACAATTTGCAGACTTCTCTTTCGTTTTTATTCGATTTGATTTATTGAGCAGTTATATGCATGACCATCTCAAGTTAATCTCCTGTGTCGCTTGTGTTGGACTGATCAGGTAACCCAACAAGATTTAGATGATACGTTTCAACCGCCGTTCAAGAGCTGTGTCCTTGATGGCAATGTTGCAAGCGTGATGTGCTCCTATAATCAGGTTAATGGTAAGCCAACATGCGCAGACGCGGACCTTCTTGCCGGGATTGTCCGAGGAAAATGGAAGTTGAATGGGTAACACTCCATTGCTCGTGCATTGCTATTAGATACTTTTGATCAATTATTGCGTTGTTATTTATGCCAAAGGATCGGTTAATGTAGATACATTGTTTCGGATTGTGATTCGGTGAAAGTGTTCTATAATACCCAGCACTATACTAAAACACCAGAAGAGGCTGCAGCTAAGGCCATTTTGGCAGGTAGATGCAAATTTCATACTGTACTTTGATCGATTGCGACGAAGGCGTTTGAGAATTCGCCATGAAATGCTTCTTCTTTGATGACTGTAATTCCCATTTTCGACAGGGTTGGATCTCAACTGCGGATCTTTCCTTGGCCAACACACTGAAGCCGCCGTGAAAGGCGGATTGTTGAATGAATCTGCGATTGACAAGGCCATCTCTAATAATTTTGCCACGCTGATGAGGCTGGGCTTCTTTGACGGCGATCCAAGGAAGCAGTTGTATGGAAAGCTCGGCCCGGATGATGTGTGCACACCGAGCAACCAGGAGCTGGCCCGCGAAGCTGCAAGGCAAGGGATTGTGTTGCTTAAGAACACGGTAGGATCATTGCCCTTGTCCTCGACCGCCATAAAGTCCTTGGCAGTGATCGGACCAAATGCCAATGTCATGAAGACCATGATCGGGAACTATGAAGGTGATTGAAGAATTTATGCGATAGACCGCACAACGTTGTATCGGCTTCATTATTAGTACCCGTCACGGAAAATACCTTAATTAGAACTCCTATTTTCCTTGCAGGCACTCCTTGCAAATATGTGACGCCTTTGCAAGGCCTAGCAGCCGTCGTTTCGACAACGTACGTGGCTGGCTGTGCAGACGTAGGATGTGGCACGGCCCAGACAGACGATGCGAAGAAGGCTGCAGCTTCAGCAGATGCGACAGTGCTTGTAATGGGTGCCGACCAGTCGATCGAGAAGGAGAGTTTGGACCGGGTCGACCTCCACCTCCCAGGCCAGCAGTCGCTCTTGGTCTCGGAAGTGGCGAATGTGTCCAAGGGGCCTGTGATCCTTGTGATCATGTCGGGGGGAGGGATGGATGTGTCATTTGCAAAGGATAATGACAAGATCACAAGCATTTTGTGGGTCGGCTATCCCGGAGAAGCTGGTGGCGCTGCAATGGCGGACGTGATTTTCGGTGACCATAATCCTAGTAAGATTCAGTCTTTGGCCACTTCAAATTTTTGTAATCCCTGATTCAAATTCTGATTCACTGAGTCGCCAAACTTTAACTTGAATCAGGTGGAAGACTGCCAATGACATGGTATCCGCAGTCGTATGCAGATGCTGTCCCGATGACAAACATGAACATGAGGCCCGACCCGGCAACAGGCTACCCCGGCAGGACGTACCGCTTCTACACTGGCCCTACCGTGTACTCGTTTGGGGACGGGCTGAGCTACTCTGACTTCAGCCACAGTCTAGTCCAAGCGCCACAGCTCGTGTCTGTGCCCTTAGAGGAGGGTCACGTTTGCCGCTCGTCGGCATGCAAATCATTGGAAGCCACCGGCGAGATGTGCTCGAATCTGGCCTTAGACGTGCATCTGAACGT
This Eucalyptus grandis isolate ANBG69807.140 chromosome 7, ASM1654582v1, whole genome shotgun sequence DNA region includes the following protein-coding sequences:
- the LOC104452753 gene encoding beta-xylosidase/alpha-L-arabinofuranosidase 2 yields the protein MTPARNRAPKVSSVLLCLCCIHAFFSCTVQLVAGQTPKPVFACDVGSDPSLAGFGFCNTSLGVEARVADLVQRLTLQEKVGFLVNNAGNVDRLGIPNYKWWSEALHGVSYVGGGTSFSSLVPGATSFPQVILTAASFNATLFETIGKVVSTEARAMHNVGLAGLTFWSPNVNIFRDPRWGRGQETPGEDPLLSSKYASGYVRGLQQSDDGNADRLKVAACCKHYTAYDIDNWKGVDRFHFNAVVTQQDLDDTFQPPFKSCVLDGNVASVMCSYNQVNGKPTCADADLLAGIVRGKWKLNGYIVSDCDSVKVFYNTQHYTKTPEEAAAKAILAGLDLNCGSFLGQHTEAAVKGGLLNESAIDKAISNNFATLMRLGFFDGDPRKQLYGKLGPDDVCTPSNQELAREAARQGIVLLKNTVGSLPLSSTAIKSLAVIGPNANVMKTMIGNYEGTPCKYVTPLQGLAAVVSTTYVAGCADVGCGTAQTDDAKKAAASADATVLVMGADQSIEKESLDRVDLHLPGQQSLLVSEVANVSKGPVILVIMSGGGMDVSFAKDNDKITSILWVGYPGEAGGAAMADVIFGDHNPSGRLPMTWYPQSYADAVPMTNMNMRPDPATGYPGRTYRFYTGPTVYSFGDGLSYSDFSHSLVQAPQLVSVPLEEGHVCRSSACKSLEATGEMCSNLALDVHLNVKNVGRFSGSHTVFLFSSPPSVHRAPQKHLLGFEKVFLASQSEAQVQFKVDVCKDLSVVDELGHWKVALGTHVLHVGDLKHALSVQIGPSGLSLSPPRRF